In the genome of bacterium, the window ATGCGAGTAAGACACGACTCTTCGGTCGGCCTATAGATGCGCGGGCTGTCGCTCGCGCAGGTTATCGTGGTATGAAGTATCGACGACGAGTGGTTGTGGTGGGGCTGCGGAATAAATTGGCTGTCTACCTTCGCCGATTGATACCGGATTATTTAGCCGCGCGAGTTGTGCGTAAGGCTGTCCAGACTCGCAAGCCCTACGCTTGATCTTAGGCTGGCAGCAGCCCAATGATGAGCCCCGCCACCAGCATGGTAACGAGCTGATTGCCGACATTGATGAGCGTAACTTCTCGAGCACGAGCTTCTGAGAAGTCGATCGCGACGGTACGTGTGAGCGCAATACCGAGCCATAACCAAAGTGCAGTAAGTGTTGAATCTTGTAAGAAGCTATTGTTGAAAAAACTATGTGCCATATATGCGACATGTGCGATCACGTATGCCATTACAAGCGACAAGACAAACAAACTAGCGAAGTATACATTCATCGACAGTCGCTTGTTTTGTGGAACTTTATCAACTCCAGATAATTTCATCCACTGTTTTCCGAGGAGCGGGCCGTACCAGATTGTCCCAACGACCATGCTGCTCATCGCAGCGAAGAGTACTGCCCAATAATTTATCATGACGTCCACGGTGCCTCCTATGACTCGTTAGTTCGATATGCGAACAAGTATGATCGCTTAACCGTTGGTTTGTCTAGAGGTAAGCTTGTGTCGCATACTTACCGCAAACCCTATTAACCGGGTG includes:
- a CDS encoding DUF1761 domain-containing protein, whose protein sequence is MINYWAVLFAAMSSMVVGTIWYGPLLGKQWMKLSGVDKVPQNKRLSMNVYFASLFVLSLVMAYVIAHVAYMAHSFFNNSFLQDSTLTALWLWLGIALTRTVAIDFSEARAREVTLINVGNQLVTMLVAGLIIGLLPA